The sequence CTGTCCCCTCGGCCCTGGCCGCCTACCGAGAAGGGCTGGTGCTGGCGCGAGTGCTGGGCACTCGTCAAGCCTACTTTGAAGCTCAAATTGCGCGTCTTACTGAGGAAGCCTCCTAATGGTGATTGAATGGCTCACCTTTGCGGTCGATCCTGACAACCGCGAAACCTTTATTCGCTTGGATAACGACATTTGGACGGCGGCTCTGAGCCAGTATCCCGGCTTTATTTCGAAAGAAGTGTGGATCTCGCCCGATTTACACGACCAAGTGGTGTTTATGGTGCGCTGGCAAACCCGCGAACAGTGGAAGTCAATTCCCCAGGCTGAACTAGACGCCGTTGAGCGCCAGTTTGACCAGGCCGTTGAGTTTACTTACCGCATGATTGACGCCCGCGAGTATCAGGTGCGGCGGTATCCCTCGGCCTAGCTTTAACCATTTGAGGCGATCGCCTTGAATTTTACCAATAACTCCTCATTAGCCCGTTATCTTGGCAAAATTGGAGATTAGCGTCACAGCTAAGTTCATTGGTGAATTCACTTTATCCCCATGCTTGATCCGATTCAGGCGCTTGTGCAATGTGTTCGCCAGGAATTGCTGCCAGGGCTGCACCTCGAAAGCCTTGACCCTCACCATCCCGTGGTGGTTCATCGGGTGCCAGTGCCCTGGCGCTGTTTGGGGGCGGGCAATTACGCAGCTGTGTTTATGCACCCCGACTACCCCGAACAGGTGGTGAAGGTGT is a genomic window of Nodosilinea sp. E11 containing:
- a CDS encoding TIGR03792 family protein; amino-acid sequence: MVIEWLTFAVDPDNRETFIRLDNDIWTAALSQYPGFISKEVWISPDLHDQVVFMVRWQTREQWKSIPQAELDAVERQFDQAVEFTYRMIDAREYQVRRYPSA